The genomic stretch CTTTGAACATTTAAACTTAGAACTTAAAGTGACCCCTTTTAAGAAAAACAAAAATAAAACATTCTCTGCAAAAGAAAGATTGGTACTTAATATTATTAATTACTTGGAAGAAGTTAAGTACACGTTTGAAACATCAAGCTTTTGGAAAAAAAATCAAAACCTTTTACTAATGTTTTACGAATGGATTCCAGGTATAGAACGCGAAGATTTAAAGCTGTTTAAAAGTATTTTATTTACTTTTCCAGAAGCGGATTTAGAAATTATTAAACAAGATTGGCACACGATAGTTAATAAAGTTAAGGCAGGAAAAGCTCATGAACTATCTGAAGGAGATACAAATTATCTCGGTGCTTGCTCTAAAGGAGCTAATAAAAATTCTTTGCGGGAACAACCTAACTCTTCTCTACGTGCTATGCAACGAGCTTTTTCTTTAAAACAATCTTATATGACTGCTCTAGTAAGAAAATATTTACATAACGATCAATTAGTTAGTTTTACCTCGGCTAACGAGTTAAAAAAGAAATCATTAGAAGAAATTTTAGCTGATAGGTTTGCACCATACAAGGGACTAACACCCAAGGAAATAGCTGCACGTTTGAATGTTAATTGTAATCCTCGAGCTAAAAGTTTTATCCCTCAAGTCATTAGTGCATTACTGGGTATTAAAGGAACAAAATTAGATGGAGTTGAAGAGTTCTCAAAAGCAAATATTCAGTTTAAAACAGTTAGACTAAAACCTACTGGCGTTCCTAAAGAAAGTATGTCTTTTAAAAATATAGACTTCAATGCTTGGGCTACAGAAAGTTGGGAGGAAAGTGAGCTTCGACAGACTTTCTACGATACGAAGTTTTTATTCGTTGTATTTCAATATAAAGAAACTGAAAAAGATAATCCAAACCGTGAAGCATACTTTAAAGGTATTAAACTTTGGAATATGCCTGTTAATACAATTGAAACTAAGATGAAACAGTTATGGCAAGAAGTAAATACCATTCTTCAAAACGGTGTTGTTATTCAAGAAAAGCCTTACGGTAAATCATCTAGAATACATAATAACTTCCCTAAAAAAGACTTTAACGGTGTAAGCCATATTCGCCCTAAAGCTCAAAATGGCAATGATAAAGTAACATTACCGGACGGTCAAAAAATTACAAAACAATGCTATTGGTTAAATGATACTTATATTGCTTCTCTGCTTAAAGATTTATATTAAAAAAGTAGCGGCTCATACACCGCTACTTTTTATTAATTCAACCTACTGTTTAAACTACTTATATTAATTACTACAGGCTGCGCTTGTTTTAACGTGCCATCCGGTTGTAACATAGGACCGGATACTACACACTGCCCCTTTTTTAAGGTGGCTAGTTTCTTTTCCCACTCTTTGCGAACTGCACTATCTTGAGAAAGATTTGATGCAATTGCACTAATTTCGTTTTCTGGTGGCATAAAATAGATTTTTTGACTTGCATTTTGCAACCTTGAAATTTCGTCTGTACTAAATTGACCTCTTAGAGATTGGGTAGCATACCATCCAGACCAACCAAACTTTCGCCCTTCTGTTAATATTTTAGCACTTGGCGAATATTCACGATGATCTAAATTTTGAGCTTCGTCTAAAATAACAGGTAATGGTCTACTTTTATCGCCATGATTTAGTTGATGATTCCACATATCCCATAGAATAAATTCTGTAATCATCATTTGTACCTCTCTGTTATAACCTGTTAATTGAACAATAAATACCTTCCCTTTATCACCTAATAGCTCACTCCAATTATAAGTTTCCTTACTATTAAAAGGATTTTTGTCAATTAAAGGTTTAATTTGAGAGCGTGCAGTTTTAGCAGGACCTGACCCATCTTCTTCTAGTTCCGTTATTAATCGTTCTAGGTTCATCTCGTCTTGGTACTTATCTAAACCACTTAATACAGCTTCATAAATGGCATTTTGTTGCTGAATTCCTAAGTCTCTATAAATAGATGAAAATACCGCTTTAATTCTTTCTGCTATATCTGTATTATCTTCATCAATATAAAGATCTTCATCTAACTCTTTTTGATTACGCTTAAAAGGATTAATTGGAAAGCCGTCTCTAACTACGAAGAACTGCTCTAGTTTGTCCCCTAACTTTTCTTTAAACTCTGGTTCAAGCTTAGAGTTTTTGAATCCATCTGTGTAATCAAAAATGATATTAGAAATACCACTCTGAGCGAGCTCTAGCAATAAACACTGTATAAAATAACTTTTTCCTTGTCCAGATTTCCCTGAAATTAAAATATGACGGTTAGCTAATTCAGTGTGGCCGTATTCCCAATAAACATCTTTAGTCGAACCTTCAACAGTTCCTAGCAAAACTCGAATATCTTTTAACTCTTTTTGTACATTTACAGCCGGTGTTAAATCTTCTACTTGATTATTATTAGTTTCTGTAACACTATTAATCGTTTCCATTTTCGCCTCAGTATCTATATCCTCTATTACAGAAACAGCTCTTTTATTATCAGCTATTGTTGATTCATTCTTTTCTGCTACAATTATGTGTGGTTTAACATTACTAGAGTATTCAAAGTTAACAACAGATTTAGAAGCCTTATAATTATAAGCTAGTAAATTCTCCACTCTAATGTCTGTTTTTCCATTTATAATATTTTCTTTTAATATTTGAATCTCTGTCATTACTCCTTGGTAACCATCTTCTTCAGTGAGATCAACAAGTAAAATATCTTCTTCAAGCTTAACAGATCTCCATGTTTGCTCTTTTTTAAATGACAATACAGCACCTTTACCAATCCAATGGTTAATTTCATTGCTAAATTCATATTTATCATTTAAAAGTCTTTCTTTTAACTCTTCTACTTTTTCATAGTTTTTCTCTGGCCAAATCTTGCTTGAAATAAATTTTTGAGCATTTGCAATTAATAATTGCACAAAGAAGTTTCTAAAAAACTTGTTTTTAAATAGAAATTCACCATCTTCATCTACTTTTGAAAGCTGCGTACTAAAGAGTTTATGTGTTTTATTGATTTGTTCTTTAGCTTTAGCAATAGTTGAATCTTGATTATAACCAATCTTTACTTCAACTGGATAATAGTGAACATATATTTCATTATTATCAGTTTCTATTCCAATTAACAATAAGTCATCACTATGCATTCCTTTAACATTTAAGTTTTTAGCAGAAAAGACACCTTCACTTTTGGTTAGTTTAACAACCCCTGCTATTCGCAATATTTCTTCTAGAGAGATTGGAATCCAAAGGATTTTTTCGTGATCGAGTGTACTAATTATATACTTGATAGCTGATATAATACTTAACTTTTCTCGAGAAAATTGACCTTTACTTCCAATGATTCGAAGTAGCCATTCTCCATTTAAGCTGTTAAAACTATGAATAGCTGTCTCAATTTGTTTATCATTAATAGAAAGCTCTTTTCCTGCTAAGTACTGTTCAATAATCAATTT from Bacillus sp. 1780r2a1 encodes the following:
- a CDS encoding restriction endonuclease; this translates as MEYLTTDEVMLKAKEAEGKTFKEIDSYNRLSNKNSKGSFGQVIEESLFGYKINSDARPDFEHLNLELKVTPFKKNKNKTFSAKERLVLNIINYLEEVKYTFETSSFWKKNQNLLLMFYEWIPGIEREDLKLFKSILFTFPEADLEIIKQDWHTIVNKVKAGKAHELSEGDTNYLGACSKGANKNSLREQPNSSLRAMQRAFSLKQSYMTALVRKYLHNDQLVSFTSANELKKKSLEEILADRFAPYKGLTPKEIAARLNVNCNPRAKSFIPQVISALLGIKGTKLDGVEEFSKANIQFKTVRLKPTGVPKESMSFKNIDFNAWATESWEESELRQTFYDTKFLFVVFQYKETEKDNPNREAYFKGIKLWNMPVNTIETKMKQLWQEVNTILQNGVVIQEKPYGKSSRIHNNFPKKDFNGVSHIRPKAQNGNDKVTLPDGQKITKQCYWLNDTYIASLLKDLY